One genomic window of Punica granatum isolate Tunisia-2019 chromosome 1, ASM765513v2, whole genome shotgun sequence includes the following:
- the LOC116189596 gene encoding protein MHF1 homolog: MDGGKEGGGEEEESAREALRDRLRLSSISIAQSQALRDGMDVSEPVLACIADLSFKYAEQLAIDVEQFVRHAGRKCVNMEDVILSAHRNEQLARSLRSFSNGIKVKEPQSEKKRKKTSSRKEEKAAPSTIHVLDL, from the exons ATGGACGGCGGcaaagaaggaggaggagaagaagaagagtctGCGAGAGAGGCGCTTAGAGATCGTCTCCGACTCTCTTCCATCTCCATCGCCCAATCCCAAG CGCTTCGAGATGGCATGGACGTTTCCGAACCAGTCCTGGCCTGCATTGCCGACTTATCCTTCAAATATGCAG AGCAGTTGGCCATCGACGTCGAGCAGTTTGTACGACATGCTGGTCGCAAGTGTGTGAACATGGAAGACGTCATCCTCTCCG CGCATAGGAATGAGCAGCTAGCTAGATCACTGAGGTCTTTCTCCAATGGAATTAAAGTGAAAGAACCCCAGTCCGAGAAGAAGCGGAAAAAAACATCATcaagaaaggaagagaaagcTGCTCCGAGCACAATCCATGTTCTTGATCTCTGA
- the LOC116212377 gene encoding midasin-like isoform X5 — translation MSANEFMKSRKGVGNEKGNCKDLGCSSFSGKDVCQSQNCSSLTGLRIGRVTFQHSRTALPNERKPFMEIRGALHAIEKIACSVKYKEPVLFFGETGTGKTTLVQNLAFRLCQKLTVSANANYMVLLAKAFE, via the exons ATGAGTGCCAACGAATTTATGAAGAG CAGAAAAGGGGTGGGCAATGAGAAAGGAAATTGCAAGGATTTAGGCTGTTCCAGTTTCAGTGGCAAAGATGTATGCCAATCACAAAACTGT TCTTCACTCACTGGGTTAAGAATTGGACGCGTCACTTTCCAACACTCTCGAACAGCT TTACCCAATGAAAGAAAGCCTTTCATGGAGATCCGAGGTGCTTTGCATGCCATTGAGAAAATAGCATGCTCTGTCAAGTATAAGGAGCCTGTACTGTTCTTTGGGGAAACAGGTACGGGAAAGACTACTCTCGTCCAGAATCTTGCTTTCAGGCTTTGTCAGAAGCTCACAGTTTCG GCAAATGCCAATTACATGGTTTTGCTTGCAAAAGCATTTGAGTGA
- the LOC116212377 gene encoding midasin-like isoform X3, translating to MSANEFMKSRKGVGNEKGNCKDLGCSSFSGKDSSLTGLRIGRVTFQHSRTALPNERKPFMEIRGALHAIEKIACSVKYKEPVLFFGETGTGKTTLVQNLAFRLCQKLTVSNLSQQSDVPDFFFGVSGKCQLHGFACKSI from the exons ATGAGTGCCAACGAATTTATGAAGAG CAGAAAAGGGGTGGGCAATGAGAAAGGAAATTGCAAGGATTTAGGCTGTTCCAGTTTCAGTGGCAAAGAT TCTTCACTCACTGGGTTAAGAATTGGACGCGTCACTTTCCAACACTCTCGAACAGCT TTACCCAATGAAAGAAAGCCTTTCATGGAGATCCGAGGTGCTTTGCATGCCATTGAGAAAATAGCATGCTCTGTCAAGTATAAGGAGCCTGTACTGTTCTTTGGGGAAACAGGTACGGGAAAGACTACTCTCGTCCAGAATCTTGCTTTCAGGCTTTGTCAGAAGCTCACAGTTTCG AATTTGAGTCAACAAAGTGATGTTcctgactttttttttggtgtttcGG GCAAATGCCAATTACATGGTTTTGCTTGCAAAAGCATTTGA
- the LOC116212377 gene encoding midasin-like isoform X6, translating into MPITKLCQSSLTGLRIGRVTFQHSRTALPNERKPFMEIRGALHAIEKIACSVKYKEPVLFFGETGTGKTTLVQNLAFRLCQKLTVSNLSQQSDVPDFFFGVSGKCQLHGFACKSI; encoded by the exons ATGCCAATCACAAAACTGTGTCAG TCTTCACTCACTGGGTTAAGAATTGGACGCGTCACTTTCCAACACTCTCGAACAGCT TTACCCAATGAAAGAAAGCCTTTCATGGAGATCCGAGGTGCTTTGCATGCCATTGAGAAAATAGCATGCTCTGTCAAGTATAAGGAGCCTGTACTGTTCTTTGGGGAAACAGGTACGGGAAAGACTACTCTCGTCCAGAATCTTGCTTTCAGGCTTTGTCAGAAGCTCACAGTTTCG AATTTGAGTCAACAAAGTGATGTTcctgactttttttttggtgtttcGG GCAAATGCCAATTACATGGTTTTGCTTGCAAAAGCATTTGA
- the LOC116212377 gene encoding midasin-like isoform X4 yields the protein MSANEFMKRKGVGNEKGNCKDLGCSSFSGKDSSLTGLRIGRVTFQHSRTALPNERKPFMEIRGALHAIEKIACSVKYKEPVLFFGETGTGKTTLVQNLAFRLCQKLTVSNLSQQSDVPDFFFGVSGKCQLHGFACKSI from the exons ATGAGTGCCAACGAATTTATGAAGAG AAAAGGGGTGGGCAATGAGAAAGGAAATTGCAAGGATTTAGGCTGTTCCAGTTTCAGTGGCAAAGAT TCTTCACTCACTGGGTTAAGAATTGGACGCGTCACTTTCCAACACTCTCGAACAGCT TTACCCAATGAAAGAAAGCCTTTCATGGAGATCCGAGGTGCTTTGCATGCCATTGAGAAAATAGCATGCTCTGTCAAGTATAAGGAGCCTGTACTGTTCTTTGGGGAAACAGGTACGGGAAAGACTACTCTCGTCCAGAATCTTGCTTTCAGGCTTTGTCAGAAGCTCACAGTTTCG AATTTGAGTCAACAAAGTGATGTTcctgactttttttttggtgtttcGG GCAAATGCCAATTACATGGTTTTGCTTGCAAAAGCATTTGA
- the LOC116212377 gene encoding midasin-like isoform X1 has translation MSANEFMKSRKGVGNEKGNCKDLGCSSFSGKDVCQSQNCSSLTGLRIGRVTFQHSRTALPNERKPFMEIRGALHAIEKIACSVKYKEPVLFFGETGTGKTTLVQNLAFRLCQKLTVSNLSQQSDVPDFFFGVSGKCQLHGFACKSI, from the exons ATGAGTGCCAACGAATTTATGAAGAG CAGAAAAGGGGTGGGCAATGAGAAAGGAAATTGCAAGGATTTAGGCTGTTCCAGTTTCAGTGGCAAAGATGTATGCCAATCACAAAACTGT TCTTCACTCACTGGGTTAAGAATTGGACGCGTCACTTTCCAACACTCTCGAACAGCT TTACCCAATGAAAGAAAGCCTTTCATGGAGATCCGAGGTGCTTTGCATGCCATTGAGAAAATAGCATGCTCTGTCAAGTATAAGGAGCCTGTACTGTTCTTTGGGGAAACAGGTACGGGAAAGACTACTCTCGTCCAGAATCTTGCTTTCAGGCTTTGTCAGAAGCTCACAGTTTCG AATTTGAGTCAACAAAGTGATGTTcctgactttttttttggtgtttcGG GCAAATGCCAATTACATGGTTTTGCTTGCAAAAGCATTTGA
- the LOC116212377 gene encoding midasin-like isoform X2 has protein sequence MSANEFMKRKGVGNEKGNCKDLGCSSFSGKDVCQSQNCSSLTGLRIGRVTFQHSRTALPNERKPFMEIRGALHAIEKIACSVKYKEPVLFFGETGTGKTTLVQNLAFRLCQKLTVSNLSQQSDVPDFFFGVSGKCQLHGFACKSI, from the exons ATGAGTGCCAACGAATTTATGAAGAG AAAAGGGGTGGGCAATGAGAAAGGAAATTGCAAGGATTTAGGCTGTTCCAGTTTCAGTGGCAAAGATGTATGCCAATCACAAAACTGT TCTTCACTCACTGGGTTAAGAATTGGACGCGTCACTTTCCAACACTCTCGAACAGCT TTACCCAATGAAAGAAAGCCTTTCATGGAGATCCGAGGTGCTTTGCATGCCATTGAGAAAATAGCATGCTCTGTCAAGTATAAGGAGCCTGTACTGTTCTTTGGGGAAACAGGTACGGGAAAGACTACTCTCGTCCAGAATCTTGCTTTCAGGCTTTGTCAGAAGCTCACAGTTTCG AATTTGAGTCAACAAAGTGATGTTcctgactttttttttggtgtttcGG GCAAATGCCAATTACATGGTTTTGCTTGCAAAAGCATTTGA
- the LOC116212377 gene encoding uncharacterized protein LOC116212377 isoform X7: MSANEFMKSRKGVGNEKGNCKDLGCSSFSGKDVCQSQNCSSLTGLRIGRVTFQHSRTALPNERKPFMEIRGALHAIEKIACSVKYKEPVLFFGETEFESTK; encoded by the exons ATGAGTGCCAACGAATTTATGAAGAG CAGAAAAGGGGTGGGCAATGAGAAAGGAAATTGCAAGGATTTAGGCTGTTCCAGTTTCAGTGGCAAAGATGTATGCCAATCACAAAACTGT TCTTCACTCACTGGGTTAAGAATTGGACGCGTCACTTTCCAACACTCTCGAACAGCT TTACCCAATGAAAGAAAGCCTTTCATGGAGATCCGAGGTGCTTTGCATGCCATTGAGAAAATAGCATGCTCTGTCAAGTATAAGGAGCCTGTACTGTTCTTTGGGGAAACAG AATTTGAGTCAACAAAGTGA
- the LOC116212363 gene encoding pentatricopeptide repeat-containing protein At5g14770, mitochondrial: MLKKRARTSLLFSSPTSFALSSSVPSISARLVCRHFRDSWSPSTAPNPSIPPSKTHLYAAFFCTLVRLFLTSGRFSRAMDAFLSMRSYGLAPALPYWNQLLSHFNASGLLSQTGLVYTHMLHCGISPNTFTQNVLVHSFCKMGSLDLALALLQDSPDTVDVVTYNTIMWGFCQRGMPHHGFGLCSSMLKKGFSFDSFTSNIFVKGFCQAGMLDHAERVTEDFVRGGVNRDVIGLNILIDAYCRAGYINRGLELVEEMRRFNLSPDIITYNTLISGYCRRGDFVSANRLVEEMLGRAEPKTGEISKRVELNLFTYTTLISGYCKYLGLDEAFSLYEEMVLNGCIPDVVTYSSIIDGLCKHGRLTEAVLLLGEMEKMGVDPNHFVYTALVHSSLKKGKYMDSLGLISQMVVRGIIFDVVVYTALMDGMFTLGKINEGQKMFESLLLNNLVPNTVTYSSLISSYCKLGDMEAAEFILEKMGKELMATNVITYSSIISGYVKKGMLDEAVKILRKMVQQQNIFPNIYIYVVLIDGFLKAGRQNAASDLYLEMKSRNIEDNKFILDAFVNDFKRAKKMEEAEVLVKDMTSRGVLLDRVNYTSLMDGFFKVGKEADALKIAEEMTEKEETRLDIIAYNVLINGLSRLGKYEEQTIYAGMRELGLSPDSATYNTMINAYCREKNVDSAFRLWKEMESGGSRPNLITCNILLKGLSEAGLLDKANDVLNKMSSLGLCPTITIYRAMLNLSSKSRRAEVILQMHKKIVDMGLELNRDVCNSLISTLSRLGMTQKANSVLIDMRERGIAPNTITYNSILRGYCISNHLKRAFTLYSEMLSEGVCPNIFTYNILIWGLCSAGLMLKAEELSSEMKEKGLYPDAITYDTLVSGYGKLGNKKEYLKLYCEMITKGFVPNTGTYNVLISDFCKEGKLTQAKELMNEMLARGVSPNASTYDILICGWCELSKQPEMDKISKRSYKLEAKILLKEMTERGFVPSKSTLSGISCTFAKPGKKVDAERYLKELFLRKKNY; this comes from the exons ATG CTGAAGAAGCGAGCAAGGACAtctctcctcttctcctctcCCACCTCCTTTGCTCTTTCTTCCTCGGTACCATCGATTTCCGCACGACTTGTGTGCCGCCACTTTCGGGATTCGTGGTCTCCTTCCACAGCTCCCAATCCCTCAATCCCGCCTTCGAAGACCCATCTCTATGCCGCATTCTTCTGCACCCTCGTCCGCCTCTTCCTCACCTCCGGCCGCTTCTCCCGAGCCATGGACGCCTTCCTCTCCATGCGAAGTTATGGCCTTGCCCCGGCACTCCCCTACTGGAACCAGCTCCTGTCCCATTTCAATGCCTCCGGGCTGCTCTCTCAGACGGGCTTGGTCTACACCCACATGCTTCACTGTGGCATTTCGCCGAACACCTTCACTCAAAACGTACTGGTCCACTCTTTCTGCAAAATGGGCAGTCTTGATTTGGCCCTAGCTCTGCTCCAGGATAGTCCTGACACAGTCGATGTGGTCACATACAATACCATCATGTGGGGATTCTGTCAACGAGGAATGCCTCACCATGGATTCGGTCTCTGCTCTTCCATGTTGAAGAAAGGTTTCTCCTTTGATTCTTTCACTTCTAATATTTTTGTGAAGGGATTCTGCCAAGCTGGGATGTTAGACCATGCAGAGCGGGTTACGGAGGATTTTGTTCGGGGGGGTGTTAATAGGGATGTGATAGGTCTGAACATTCTGATTGATGCGTATTGCAGAGCTGGCTATATCAATCGTGGGCTTGAGTTGGTTGAAGAGATGAGAAGATTCAACTTGTCGCCTGATATCATAACTTATAACACTTTGATAAGTGGGTATTGCAGGAGAGGCGATTTTGTTAGTGCCAACAGACTCGTTGAGGAAATGTTGGGAAGAGCTGAACCTAAAACGGGAGAGATCTCTAAGAGAGTGGAATTAAATCTATTCACATACACCACCCTGATCAGTGGCTACTGTAAATATCTAGGACTCGACGAGGCATTCTCTTTATACGAGGAGATGGTTTTGAATGGTTGTATCCCAGATGTGGTTACTTACAGTTCGATTATAGATGGCCTTTGCAAGCACGGAAGATTGACTGAGGCAGTTTTGCTATTAGGTGAGATGGAGAAGATGGGTGTCGATCCCAATCATTTCGTGTACACAGCTCTTGTTCACTCCAGCTTAAAGAAGGGGAAGTATATGGATTCACTTGGTTTGATAAGCCAAATGGTAGTTCGAGGAATCATCTTCGATGTGGTTGTATATACTGCTTTGATGGATGGGATGTTTACGTTGGGAAAGATCAATGAAGGGCAGAAAATGTTTGAGAGTCTGTTGCTTAACAATTTAGTCCCAAATACTGTCACGTATTCCTCATTGATTAGCAGCTATTGCAAGTTAGGGGATATGGAAGCTGCAGAatttattttggaaaagatGGGAAAAGAACTTATGGCTACAAATGTCATTACTTATTCTTCCATTATCAGTGGCTACGTGAAGAAAGGCATGCTCGATGAAGCTGTGAAAATCTTGAGGAAAATGGTTCAGCAACAAAATATATTCCCGAATATATACATCTATGTGGTACTAATAGATGGCTTCCTCAAAGCAGGCAGACAAAATGCTGCTTCCGATCTTTATCTTGAGATGAAATCGAGAAACATCGAAGATAATAAGTTCATACTCGATGCTTTTGTGAATGATTTCAAAAGGGCTAAGAAAATGGAAGAAGCTGAAGTCCTTGTTAAAGATATGACATCGAGGGGTGTTTTACTTGATCGTGTTAATTACACATCTCTAATGGACGGTTTCTTTAAAGTGGGAAAGGAAGCAGATGCACTTAAAATTGCTGAAGAGATGACAGAGAAAGAGGAGACGAGGCTGGATATCATTGCTTACAATGTGTTGATTAACGGTCTCTCGAGGCTTGGTAAATACGAAGAGCAGACTATTTATGCTGGAATGAGGGAGTTGGGTCTGTCTCCGGATTCTGCTACTTACAATACAATGATTAATGCTTATTGCAGGGAGAAAAATGTCGATAGTGCCTTTAGATTATGGAAGGAGATGGAGAGTGGCGGCTCGAGGCCCAACCTAATCACATGTAACATATTACTTAAAGGGCTTTCAGAGGCGGGTTTATTGGACAAAGCGAACGACGTTTTAAATAAGATGTCAAGCCTGGGTTTATGTCCTACAATAACTATTTATAGGGCCATGCTTAATTTATCTTCAAAGTCTAGAAGGGCTGAAGTAATTCTACAGATGCACAAGAAAATTGTGGACATGGGGCTTGAACTCAACCGGGATGTTTGCAACTCTCTCATAAGTACGTTAAGCAGGCTTGGGATGACGCAAAAAGCCAATTCAGTGTTGATCGATATGCGGGAAAGAGGAATTGCGCCCAACACCATAACATACAATTCGATTTTGCGTGGCTACTGCATTAGCAACCATTTGAAGAGGGCATTTACTTTGTACTCTGAGATGTTGTCTGAAGGAGTTTGCCCTAATATTTTCACGTACAATATTCTTATTTGGGGTCTCTGCTCTGCTGGTTTGATGTTAAAAGCTGAAGAGCTATCTAGTGAAATGAAGGAGAAAGGCTTATATCCTGATGCTATCACCTATGATACCTTGGTTTCTGGATATGGAAAACTTGGGAACAAGAAGGAATACCTCAAATTGTATTGTGAGATGATAACTAAAGGCTTTGTTCCCAACACAGGCACCTACAACGTCCTTATAAGTGATTTCTGCAAAGAAGGAAAACTGACCCAGGCCAAAGAACTCATGAATGAGATGTTGGCTCGAGGTGTGAGCCCTAATGCTTCAACCTACGATATACTAATTTGTGGCTGGTGCGAGCTATCGAAACAACCAGAGATggataaaatatcaaaaaggTCTTACAAATTGGAggcaaaaatattattgaagGAGATGACCGAAAGAGGGTTTGTGCCGAGTAAAAGCACTCTTTCTGGGATCAGTTGTACCTTTGCCAAACCAGGGAAAAAGGTTGATGCTGAGAGATATTTGAAGGAACTCTTCCTAAGGAAGAAAAATTACTAA
- the LOC116204470 gene encoding LOW QUALITY PROTEIN: putative RING-H2 finger protein ATL12 (The sequence of the model RefSeq protein was modified relative to this genomic sequence to represent the inferred CDS: substituted 1 base at 1 genomic stop codon): MRSLPILFLFDHPAANSQNGLDSNNPKMHRSVHPSTAAILVTLGAVLCLVMLLLVIVKFWCTRPLDRLLRSISELIMTDSQGRMVRLRSTRLSGLDKRSIESLPLFSFSSIKGSKESLECAVCISKFKDAEFLRLLPNCRHAFHSKCIDRWLEGHSSCPLCRSKFEPADLLMSRAQGSDHEIFIQREQLDLTGSSNIEKDDPXNVVDVRISPLHRLKHEANTSDIMMKNQWSDPSTSDLLFLSSEMLLLSRNQFSASESGNGVERVDDDLNPKRQILNRSYSSKTPLRLVSKTGGRRSLSEILSVPRFESGTKNQDAEWVPSD, from the coding sequence ATGAGATCCCTTCCAATCCTCTTCCTGTTCGATCATCCTGCCGCCAATTCTCAGAACGGGCTTGATTCCAACAACCCGAAAATGCACCGGTCAGTCCACCCAAGCACTGCAGCCATTTTGGTGACTCTTGGGGCAGTTCTCTGCTTAGTTATGCTTCTCCTCGTCATTGTGAAATTCTGGTGCACGAGGCCTCTCGATCGCTTACTCCGCAGCATCAGCGAGCTGATCATGACCGACTCCCAAGGGAGAATGGTCCGATTGAGGTCCACAAGGCTCTCTGGGCTAGACAAAAGATCCATCGAGTCACTCCCCCTCTTCAGTTTCTCATCAATTAAGGGCTCAAAAGAAAGCCTTGAGTGTGCGGTTTGCATTTCAAAGTTCAAGGATGCAGAGTTCTTAAGGTTGTTGCCTAACTGCAGGCATGCGTTCCACTCAAAGTGCATCGACCGGTGGCTCGAGGGCCACTCTAGCTGTCCTTTGTGTCGGTCAAAGTTTGAACCCGCTGATCTCTTGATGTCAAGAGCACAGGGTTCAGATCATGAGATCTTCATCCAGAGGGAACAGCTAGATCTCACAGGATCATCTAATATTGAGAAAGACGATCCTTGAAACGTTGTTGATGTTCGCATATCACCATTGCACCGATTGAAACACGAGGCCAACACATCTGATATAATGATGAAGAACCAATGGAGTGACCCGAGCACTTCGGACCTCCTGTTCTTGAGTTCCGAGATGCTTCTCTTGTCAAGGAACCAATTCTCAGCCTCTGAATCGGGCAATGGAGTTGAACGTGTTGATGATGATCTCAATCCAAAAAGACAGATTCTAAACAGAAGTTACTCTTCTAAGACCCCGTTGAGGCTAGTAAGTAAAACCGGGGGACGGAGGTCACTGTCAGAGATCTTATCTGTCCCAAGGTTCGAGTCCGGTACGAAAAACCAAGATGCAGAGTGGGTTCCTTCTGACTGA